The Chryseobacterium suipulveris genome window below encodes:
- a CDS encoding glycoside hydrolase family 10 protein, whose protein sequence is MNIRKLTLTIFSGILIASCASQKSQEPSKKSQEPRVATKPVVKPTSENAQTKKLVLPEVNREFRAAWIATVANINWPSKNNLSTEQQKAEAVRILDMLQKANFNAVIFQARPSADALYKSDLEPWSYFLTGSIGKSPSPYYDPLEFWISEAHKRGMELHVWLNPYRAHHTTGGAVTSESMASKMREQTYRLRNGMYWMDPSDQKTQDHVSNVIKDIVKRYDIDAIHIDDYFYPYKEYNGGADFPDSKTWNSYKNSGGQLSRADWRRANVNKFIKRIHDEIKKEKSYVRFGISPFGIWKPGFPAGITGSSQYDELYADAKLWLNEGWCDYYSPQLYWKEGGPQSFSSLLKWWKDENIKNIHLWPGLNTVGVKVSDKPSEIMGQMNTIRRTLPKNTAGEIHYSIDGLTKNPAMLNAVKNLYREKALVPASTWIKTEPVLQPELTARKSGNNAEIHWLSRNPQQPKHFILYSKYGNRWETEILNGDEHSLKLPLVKSGVHLTDLALKAVDRLGNESDYVAVEIH, encoded by the coding sequence ATGAACATCCGCAAACTCACCCTCACCATATTTTCAGGAATCTTAATCGCTTCCTGTGCTTCCCAAAAGAGCCAAGAACCAAGTAAAAAAAGCCAAGAGCCGAGAGTTGCGACGAAACCCGTTGTAAAACCGACTTCTGAGAACGCACAAACCAAGAAGCTTGTTCTTCCTGAAGTCAACCGCGAATTTCGTGCAGCGTGGATCGCGACGGTGGCAAATATCAACTGGCCATCGAAAAATAATCTTTCTACCGAACAGCAGAAGGCAGAAGCGGTGAGAATTCTGGATATGCTACAGAAAGCCAATTTCAATGCGGTGATTTTTCAGGCGCGACCTTCTGCGGATGCGCTGTACAAAAGTGATTTGGAACCTTGGTCTTATTTCCTGACTGGAAGTATCGGCAAATCTCCATCACCTTATTACGATCCTTTGGAATTCTGGATTTCCGAGGCGCACAAACGCGGGATGGAACTTCACGTGTGGCTGAATCCGTATCGCGCGCATCACACGACGGGAGGTGCAGTGACTTCGGAAAGTATGGCGAGCAAAATGAGGGAGCAAACCTACCGCCTCCGAAACGGGATGTACTGGATGGATCCTTCCGATCAGAAAACGCAGGATCATGTTTCGAATGTGATCAAGGACATTGTGAAACGCTACGACATCGATGCAATCCATATCGACGATTACTTTTATCCGTACAAAGAATACAACGGCGGTGCAGATTTCCCCGACTCAAAAACCTGGAACAGCTACAAAAATTCGGGTGGCCAACTTTCCAGAGCGGATTGGAGAAGAGCCAATGTGAATAAATTCATCAAGCGAATCCACGACGAGATCAAAAAAGAGAAATCGTATGTTCGGTTCGGGATCTCTCCTTTCGGAATCTGGAAACCCGGATTTCCTGCGGGAATTACCGGAAGTTCGCAGTACGACGAACTTTATGCCGATGCAAAACTTTGGCTTAATGAAGGTTGGTGCGATTATTATTCGCCACAGCTTTACTGGAAGGAAGGCGGACCGCAAAGTTTCTCCTCGCTCCTGAAATGGTGGAAAGACGAAAACATTAAGAACATTCATTTGTGGCCGGGTTTAAATACCGTGGGCGTAAAAGTTTCCGACAAACCCTCTGAAATTATGGGACAAATGAACACCATCCGACGAACGCTGCCGAAAAACACAGCAGGCGAAATCCATTACAGCATCGATGGATTGACGAAAAATCCGGCAATGCTGAATGCGGTGAAAAATCTGTACCGCGAAAAAGCGCTGGTTCCCGCTTCAACGTGGATTAAGACGGAACCCGTTCTGCAACCCGAACTCACAGCAAGAAAAAGCGGCAACAACGCCGAAATCCACTGGCTTTCCAGAAATCCGCAACAGCCAAAACATTTCATTCTTTATTCAAAATACGGCAACCGATGGGAAACCGAAATCCTGAATGGCGACGAACATTCATTGAAATTACCTTTGGTGAAATCCGGCGTCCATTTAACGGATCTTGCCTTAAAAGCGGTGGACAGATTAGGGAACGAAAGCGATTACGTGGCGGTGGAGATTCATTAG
- a CDS encoding class I SAM-dependent methyltransferase translates to MTDLPGKAIYDFHFNKSKKKLFIHDTFGPKVEMPVSYYFRSFAKMPELEKIALENWRGKILDIGAAAGSHALELQKKGSDVAALEISPSACEVIKDRGVENVINEDYFKFSGEKFDTLLLLMNGVGISSTLDGFRRFLKKSESLLSDGGQIIFDSCDVDYMYEDGARQFNEYYGEINFRYEYGGELTDWFTWLYMDQETMIRIANESGFDCEILFEDENSQYLAKLSRKS, encoded by the coding sequence ATGACCGACCTTCCCGGAAAAGCCATTTACGATTTCCATTTCAACAAAAGCAAAAAGAAGCTTTTTATCCACGATACTTTCGGGCCGAAAGTGGAGATGCCGGTTTCCTATTATTTCAGAAGCTTTGCAAAAATGCCGGAATTGGAGAAGATTGCTTTGGAAAATTGGAGGGGAAAAATTCTCGATATCGGTGCTGCTGCAGGTTCCCACGCTCTTGAACTTCAGAAAAAAGGTTCTGATGTAGCCGCACTCGAAATTTCTCCTTCCGCTTGTGAAGTCATTAAAGACAGGGGAGTAGAGAATGTTATTAATGAAGATTATTTCAAATTCTCTGGTGAAAAATTCGATACTTTGCTTTTGCTGATGAACGGTGTCGGAATTTCTTCAACACTCGATGGATTCAGAAGATTTCTAAAAAAATCTGAATCACTATTAAGTGATGGCGGACAAATTATTTTTGATTCCTGCGACGTTGATTATATGTATGAAGACGGAGCGCGACAGTTCAACGAATATTATGGCGAAATCAACTTCCGGTACGAGTATGGCGGAGAATTGACCGATTGGTTTACCTGGCTTTATATGGATCAGGAAACAATGATCCGAATCGCGAACGAATCAGGATTTGACTGTGAGATTCTATTCGAGGACGAAAACAGCCAGTATTTGGCAAAACTGTCACGTAAGTCCTAA